Proteins encoded by one window of Azospirillum brasilense:
- a CDS encoding adenosine kinase, with translation MATAEFDVTGIGNAIVDVIAHADDAFLTANGIEKGAMTLIDAARAEELYGRMGPGIEVSGGSAGNTMAGIASLGGRGAYIGKVHGDQLGQVFRHDIRAAGVHFETAAGHGGAPTARCLILVTPDAQRSMNTFLGACVELGPEDIDEALIANSQVTYLEGYLWDPPRAKEAFRKAASTAHGAGRKVSLSLSDSFCVHRHHAEFLDLVEGHVDILFANEHEITALYKTDRFEDALEAVKRLGKTAALTRSEKGAVIVSGGEVVEVPASPVARVVDTTGAGDLYAAGFLYGFTRGMAPAVCGRIGALAAAEIISHVGARPDVVLADLLKDAGVPA, from the coding sequence ATGGCCACGGCCGAATTCGACGTCACCGGCATCGGCAACGCCATCGTCGACGTGATCGCCCATGCCGACGACGCCTTCCTCACGGCCAACGGCATCGAGAAGGGCGCGATGACGCTGATCGACGCCGCCCGCGCCGAGGAGCTGTACGGCCGCATGGGTCCGGGCATCGAGGTGTCGGGCGGTTCCGCCGGCAACACCATGGCCGGCATCGCCTCGCTGGGCGGCCGGGGGGCCTACATCGGCAAGGTCCACGGCGACCAGCTCGGCCAGGTCTTCCGCCACGACATCCGCGCCGCCGGTGTGCATTTCGAGACGGCGGCCGGCCATGGCGGCGCCCCGACGGCGCGCTGCCTGATCCTGGTGACGCCGGACGCCCAGCGCTCCATGAACACCTTCCTCGGCGCCTGCGTGGAGCTGGGGCCGGAGGACATTGACGAGGCGCTGATCGCCAACTCGCAGGTCACCTACCTGGAAGGCTATCTGTGGGACCCGCCCCGCGCCAAGGAGGCCTTCCGCAAGGCCGCCTCCACCGCCCACGGCGCCGGGCGCAAGGTGTCGCTCTCGCTGTCCGACAGCTTCTGCGTCCACCGCCATCACGCGGAGTTCCTGGATCTCGTCGAGGGCCATGTCGACATCCTGTTCGCCAACGAGCATGAGATCACCGCCCTCTACAAGACCGACCGCTTCGAGGATGCGCTGGAGGCGGTGAAGCGTCTCGGCAAGACCGCCGCCCTGACGCGCAGCGAGAAGGGCGCCGTCATCGTCTCCGGCGGCGAGGTGGTCGAGGTTCCCGCATCCCCGGTCGCCCGCGTGGTCGACACCACGGGGGCCGGCGACCTCTACGCCGCCGGCTTTCTCTACGGCTTCACCCGCGGCATGGCCCCGGCGGTGTGCGGCCGCATCGGCGCGCTGGCCGCGGCGGAGATCATCAGCCACGTCGGCGCCCGTCCGGACGTCGTGCTGGCCGATCTGCTTAAAGACGCGGGCGTTCCGGCCTAA
- a CDS encoding sulfite exporter TauE/SafE family protein translates to MQVYLPIAEMSVNALLVLGMGGLVGFLSGMFGVGGGFLMTPLLIFIGVPPAIAVGTQANQLVAASVSGVLAHWRRGNVDVKLGVVMLLGGMVGTVVGVWIFSILQRIGQIDAAITLSYVFFLGTIGTMMMVEASRALIRRRAPTAKRGKLHRHMWLHGLPLKMRFQRSKLYISALLPAGIGAVGGMLVAIMGIGGGFMLVPAMIYLLNMPTGLVAGTSLFQIIFTTAMATLLQAATNQTVDVMLALLLLIGGVVGAQFGTKAGGRLRGEQARLLLASLVVAVALKLAFDLVVEPNDVFTISTRMS, encoded by the coding sequence ATGCAAGTCTATCTGCCGATCGCCGAGATGTCGGTCAACGCCCTGCTCGTGCTCGGCATGGGGGGGCTCGTCGGCTTCCTGTCCGGCATGTTCGGGGTGGGCGGCGGTTTTTTGATGACGCCGCTGCTGATCTTCATCGGCGTTCCGCCCGCCATCGCGGTGGGCACCCAGGCCAACCAGCTCGTCGCCGCCAGCGTGTCGGGCGTGCTCGCCCACTGGCGGCGCGGCAACGTGGATGTCAAGCTCGGCGTGGTCATGCTGCTGGGCGGCATGGTCGGCACGGTGGTCGGCGTCTGGATCTTCTCCATTTTGCAGCGGATCGGCCAGATCGACGCGGCGATCACGCTGTCCTACGTCTTCTTCCTCGGCACCATCGGCACGATGATGATGGTGGAGGCCAGCCGCGCGCTGATCCGCCGCCGCGCCCCCACCGCCAAGCGGGGCAAGCTGCACCGCCACATGTGGCTCCACGGCCTGCCGCTGAAGATGCGCTTCCAGCGCTCCAAGCTCTACATCTCCGCCCTGCTGCCGGCCGGGATCGGGGCGGTCGGCGGGATGCTGGTGGCGATCATGGGCATCGGCGGCGGCTTCATGCTGGTGCCGGCGATGATCTATCTGCTGAACATGCCCACCGGGCTGGTGGCCGGCACCTCGCTGTTCCAGATCATCTTCACCACGGCCATGGCGACGCTGCTCCAGGCGGCGACCAACCAGACGGTGGACGTGATGCTGGCGCTGCTGCTGCTGATCGGCGGGGTGGTCGGCGCGCAGTTCGGCACCAAGGCCGGCGGCCGTCTGCGCGGCGAACAGGCGCGCCTTCTGCTGGCCTCGCTGGTCGTCGCGGTGGCGCTGAAACTTGCCTTCGATCTGGTGGTCGAACCGAACGACGTCTTCACCATCTCGACGAGGATGTCGTGA
- a CDS encoding TIGR02186 family protein, with protein MSAVRRGAGRLWSVRIAGGLVGLLAGVFLAATVWAQQLVADLSSHLIAITTGFTGTEVVLFGTTDGAGDVAIVVTGPRTPVTVRRKERIAGIWINARSVRFEQVPGYYMVATNRPLDQFVGRPVLERHQIGLPNLQLGPREQLAPDQLALFRSALIRNKQRAGLYGITLGQVSFLGERLFRTNIYFPANVPTGLYNVEALLIRDGEVVSAQTTPLVVSKVGFSAEIYDFARNQPMIYGVAAVIGAIAAGWLAGAIFRRV; from the coding sequence GTGAGCGCTGTCCGCAGGGGCGCCGGGCGGCTGTGGTCCGTCCGGATCGCCGGCGGGCTGGTGGGGCTTCTGGCGGGGGTGTTCCTCGCTGCTACGGTGTGGGCGCAGCAGCTCGTCGCCGACCTGTCGAGCCACCTGATCGCCATCACCACCGGCTTCACTGGGACGGAGGTCGTGCTGTTCGGCACCACCGACGGGGCGGGCGACGTCGCCATCGTGGTGACCGGCCCGCGCACCCCGGTCACGGTGCGCCGCAAGGAGCGCATCGCCGGCATCTGGATCAACGCGCGCAGCGTGCGGTTCGAGCAGGTGCCGGGCTACTACATGGTCGCGACGAACCGCCCGCTGGACCAGTTCGTCGGCCGCCCGGTGCTGGAGCGCCATCAGATCGGCCTGCCGAACCTTCAGCTCGGCCCGCGCGAGCAGTTGGCCCCGGACCAGCTCGCCCTGTTCCGCTCCGCCCTGATCCGCAACAAGCAGCGCGCCGGGCTCTACGGCATCACGCTGGGGCAGGTGTCCTTCCTGGGCGAGCGGCTGTTCCGGACCAACATCTATTTTCCGGCCAACGTGCCGACGGGGCTGTACAATGTGGAGGCGCTGCTGATCCGCGACGGCGAGGTGGTCAGCGCCCAGACCACGCCGCTGGTGGTGTCCAAGGTCGGCTTCAGCGCGGAAATCTACGACTTTGCGCGCAACCAGCCGATGATTTACGGTGTTGCCGCGGTGATTGGCGCCATCGCCGCCGGCTGGCTGGCCGGCGCCATCTTCCGGAGGGTGTGA
- a CDS encoding universal stress protein: MSDPIATDPAVNDPAATEPDSTAKPPVRIFLVVVDESPELQLALRYACLRARKSGGKVALLYVIEPGEVQQWLALENLMREEQRAEAEQKLQKLARDVNRLTGTLPALYVREGNRRDEVLALIDEEPSISILVLAAGIEPEGPGPLISYFTNRGLAKMRIPLTIVPGGIGIDALDAIT; encoded by the coding sequence ATGTCCGATCCGATTGCGACCGATCCGGCGGTGAACGATCCGGCTGCGACCGAACCGGATTCCACGGCCAAGCCGCCGGTCCGCATCTTCCTGGTCGTGGTGGACGAGAGCCCGGAGCTTCAGCTCGCCCTGCGCTACGCCTGCCTGCGCGCCCGCAAGTCGGGGGGCAAGGTGGCGCTGCTCTACGTCATCGAGCCGGGCGAGGTGCAGCAGTGGCTGGCCCTGGAAAACCTGATGCGCGAGGAGCAGCGCGCGGAGGCGGAGCAGAAGCTCCAGAAGCTGGCGCGCGACGTCAACCGCCTGACCGGCACCCTGCCGGCCCTGTACGTGCGCGAGGGCAACCGCCGTGACGAGGTGCTGGCCCTGATCGACGAGGAGCCGAGCATCTCCATCCTCGTGCTGGCCGCCGGCATCGAACCGGAGGGGCCGGGGCCGCTGATCTCCTACTTCACCAACCGCGGCCTCGCCAAGATGCGCATTCCGCTGACCATCGTTCCGGGCGGCATCGGCATCGACGCGCTGGACGCCATCACGTAA